A genomic region of Synechococcus sp. NOUM97013 contains the following coding sequences:
- the ppc gene encoding phosphoenolpyruvate carboxylase yields the protein MIMTTSDPSPLSMSSSSATIPASDQPRAEVSECPGNGQLLQQRLALVEDLWQTVLRSECPADQAERLLRMKQLSDPGVPDSSDQNSGGVASLIRDMDLSEAIAAARAFSLYFQLVNILEQRIEEDSYLESIVRSQELIDQIDPFAPPLATQTEPATFCELFERLRRLNVPPNQLETLLQELDIRLVFTAHPTEIVRHTVRHKQRRVASLLQQLEAKTDTSPSEASGIRLQLEEEIRLWWRTDELHQFKPSVLDEVDYALHYFQQVLFDAMPQLRRRLSTALSSSYPDVQLPPSSFCTFGSWVGSDRDGNPSVTTDITWRTACYQRQLMLDRYVNAVQNLRDQLSISMQWSQVSAPLLESLEMDRLRFPEVYEERATRYRLEPYRLKLSFMLERLRLTQLRNDQLADAGWRAPADGLAPCPPDAQPSEALHYGSVAEFRSDLELIRTSLVSTDLTCEPLDTLLTQVHIYGFSLAGLDIRQESTRHSDALDELSRYLNPDQAYGDLNEDERVAWLLQELQTRRPLIPPSVDWSATTAETVDVFRMLHRLQDEFGSRICRTYVISMSHSVSDLLEVLLLAKEAGLVDPSAGHADLLVVPLFETVEDLQRAPEVMEQLFQTPLYRDLLPRVGGQGLPLQELMLGYSDSNKDSGFLSSNWEIHKAQIALQDLASHNGVALRLFHGRGGSVGRGGGPAYQAILAQPSGTLQGRIKITEQGEVLASKYSLPELALYNLETVTTAVVQNSLVTNQLDATPSWNDLMARLAQCSRRHYRALVHDNPDLVAFFEQVTPIEEISKLQISSRPARRKSGARDLSSLRAIPWVFGWTQSRFLLPSWFGVGTALSEELEADPDQLSLLRTLHQRWPFFRMLISKVEMTLSKVDLDLARHYVSSLGSAEHREAFERIYTTIAEEYSLTRRLVLEITRQERLLDADPALQLSVGLRNRTIVPLGFLQVALLKRLRDQNRQPPMSESSSDGDGRTYSRSELLRGALLTINGIAAGMRNTG from the coding sequence ATGATCATGACGACTTCCGATCCCAGCCCGCTGTCCATGTCCTCATCCTCCGCAACGATTCCTGCGAGCGATCAGCCCAGGGCGGAGGTCTCCGAGTGCCCCGGTAACGGTCAGCTGCTTCAGCAGCGACTGGCCCTTGTGGAGGATCTCTGGCAGACAGTGCTACGCAGCGAGTGTCCTGCGGATCAAGCCGAACGGCTGCTGCGCATGAAGCAGCTCAGCGACCCTGGCGTTCCGGATAGCAGCGACCAGAACAGCGGTGGCGTGGCGTCGCTCATCCGCGACATGGACCTGTCCGAAGCGATTGCGGCAGCCCGTGCGTTCTCGCTCTATTTCCAGCTGGTCAACATTCTCGAGCAACGCATCGAGGAAGACAGCTACCTGGAGAGCATTGTCCGCTCCCAAGAACTGATTGACCAGATCGACCCTTTCGCTCCACCGCTCGCGACCCAGACCGAACCCGCCACGTTCTGCGAGCTGTTTGAACGGCTGCGCCGCCTGAACGTCCCACCCAACCAGCTGGAAACACTTCTCCAGGAACTGGACATCCGACTGGTGTTCACGGCTCACCCAACCGAGATCGTGCGTCACACGGTGCGGCACAAACAGAGGCGTGTTGCCAGCCTGCTGCAGCAACTGGAAGCCAAAACCGACACCAGCCCATCCGAAGCCTCCGGCATCCGTCTGCAGCTGGAAGAAGAAATTCGGCTTTGGTGGAGAACCGATGAGCTGCACCAGTTCAAGCCCTCGGTGCTGGATGAGGTGGACTACGCCCTGCACTACTTCCAGCAGGTGCTGTTTGATGCCATGCCTCAGCTGCGGCGGCGTCTCTCGACGGCGCTCTCAAGCAGCTACCCGGATGTGCAGCTGCCGCCTTCTTCGTTCTGCACCTTTGGCTCCTGGGTTGGATCCGACCGAGACGGAAACCCCTCGGTGACCACCGACATCACCTGGCGCACGGCCTGTTATCAGCGTCAATTGATGCTGGACCGCTACGTCAACGCGGTTCAGAACCTGCGAGACCAGCTGAGCATCTCCATGCAATGGAGTCAGGTAAGTGCACCGCTGCTGGAGTCGCTCGAAATGGACCGACTGCGGTTTCCAGAGGTCTATGAGGAACGCGCGACTCGCTATCGCCTGGAGCCCTACCGACTCAAGCTCAGCTTCATGCTGGAACGGCTGCGCCTCACGCAACTGCGGAACGATCAGCTGGCGGATGCCGGCTGGCGCGCGCCTGCCGATGGCCTCGCGCCCTGCCCTCCAGATGCACAACCCAGCGAAGCCCTGCATTACGGATCGGTCGCTGAATTCCGTAGCGATCTCGAGCTAATCCGCACCAGCCTTGTCAGCACGGATCTCACCTGTGAACCCCTCGACACCCTGCTGACTCAGGTGCACATCTACGGGTTCTCCCTTGCAGGTCTCGACATCCGTCAGGAAAGCACCCGGCACAGCGATGCCCTCGACGAACTCAGTCGCTATCTGAACCCTGATCAGGCCTACGGCGATCTCAATGAAGACGAGAGGGTCGCCTGGCTGCTGCAGGAGCTGCAGACAAGACGGCCACTGATTCCCCCTTCCGTGGACTGGTCCGCCACCACTGCGGAAACCGTGGATGTGTTCCGGATGCTGCATCGCCTTCAAGACGAGTTCGGCAGCCGCATCTGTCGCACGTATGTGATCTCCATGAGTCACAGCGTGTCCGACCTGCTGGAAGTACTGCTGCTGGCCAAGGAAGCCGGCTTGGTGGATCCCTCCGCCGGCCACGCAGATTTGCTGGTGGTTCCCCTGTTCGAGACCGTTGAGGATCTCCAGCGGGCCCCAGAGGTGATGGAGCAGTTGTTCCAGACCCCGCTCTACCGAGATCTGCTGCCGCGGGTGGGTGGCCAAGGCCTGCCGCTGCAGGAACTGATGCTGGGCTATTCCGACAGCAACAAGGACTCCGGCTTCCTCTCCAGTAACTGGGAAATTCACAAAGCCCAAATTGCGCTGCAGGATCTGGCCTCCCACAACGGCGTGGCCTTACGCCTGTTCCACGGCCGTGGCGGTTCCGTTGGCCGCGGAGGCGGCCCTGCTTACCAGGCGATCCTGGCTCAGCCCAGCGGAACCCTGCAGGGTCGGATCAAGATCACCGAGCAGGGTGAGGTGCTGGCTTCGAAATACAGCCTGCCGGAACTGGCGCTCTACAACCTCGAAACCGTCACCACCGCGGTGGTGCAGAACAGTCTGGTGACCAATCAACTGGATGCAACGCCCAGTTGGAATGACCTGATGGCACGGTTGGCCCAGTGTTCCAGGCGTCACTACAGAGCCCTGGTGCACGACAACCCCGATCTCGTGGCCTTCTTCGAACAGGTGACCCCAATCGAAGAAATCAGCAAGTTGCAGATCTCCAGTCGACCCGCGCGACGCAAATCGGGGGCCAGAGATCTCTCCAGCCTCCGCGCCATTCCCTGGGTGTTCGGCTGGACCCAGAGCCGCTTCCTCCTCCCCAGCTGGTTCGGAGTCGGAACCGCGCTCAGCGAGGAACTGGAGGCTGATCCGGATCAGCTGTCGTTGTTGCGCACGCTCCACCAGCGCTGGCCGTTCTTCCGCATGTTGATTTCCAAAGTGGAGATGACTCTCTCCAAGGTGGATCTCGACCTGGCCCGCCACTACGTGAGCAGCCTCGGGAGCGCCGAGCATCGTGAAGCTTTCGAGCGCATCTACACCACCATCGCTGAGGAATACAGCCTGACTAGACGCCTGGTGCTGGAGATCACTCGGCAGGAAAGGCTGCTGGATGCCGATCCCGCTCTGCAGCTCTCCGTTGGCCTGCGCAACCGCACGATCGTGCCGCTCGGTTTCCTCCAGGTGGCTCTGCTCAAGCGGCTGAGGGATCAGAACCGCCAGCCGCCCATGAGTGAGTCATCCAGCGATGGAGACGGACGCACCTACAGCCGGAGCGAACTGCTTCGCGGCGCTCTCTTGACCATCAACGGCATCGCCGCCGGCATGCGCAACACCGGCTAA
- the gshA gene encoding glutamate--cysteine ligase: protein MSSDRLLKGFEVELFTGREDGRNVGVAARAKQELTGFVTEPDHRNLEYVTAPQADYEGLSEALLSPRRQLRRWLMDQDLTLLPGSTLSLGDTQHFERSDPNNPYHALIEATYGTAVVTASVHVNLGIDDPNDLFAALRLVRCEAALLLSLSASSPFLNGQVTGAHSQRWLQFPLTPARVPLFRDHQHFISWTEAQIDAGTMHNVRHLWTSVRANGPDRPHQLNRLELRICDLITDPEVLLAVTALLELRVQQVLRDPQTHDPLHSSSLSLEDLELLSMDNDRAAAQSSLEATLRDWHDGHERSCRDWLKQLIASVTPLAHELGLHEQLQPLQSILMNGNQSMRWLDGIHRGQTVEAMLRGSISAMRDEEMRGVCVSAERALG from the coding sequence ATGAGCAGTGATCGCCTGCTGAAGGGATTCGAAGTGGAGCTGTTCACCGGCCGTGAAGACGGGCGCAATGTCGGCGTTGCGGCACGTGCCAAACAAGAGCTGACAGGGTTCGTCACGGAGCCGGACCATCGCAATCTGGAGTACGTGACGGCTCCCCAAGCCGACTACGAAGGGCTTTCGGAAGCCTTGCTGTCACCACGACGCCAACTCCGCCGCTGGCTGATGGATCAGGACCTCACGCTGTTGCCTGGAAGCACGCTGAGCCTCGGAGACACCCAGCATTTCGAACGCTCCGATCCCAATAACCCGTACCACGCCCTGATTGAGGCCACCTATGGGACCGCGGTGGTCACGGCCAGCGTTCACGTCAATCTGGGCATTGACGACCCGAATGACCTGTTCGCAGCTCTGCGTCTCGTGCGTTGTGAAGCCGCGCTGCTTCTTTCGCTCAGTGCCAGCTCGCCTTTCCTGAACGGCCAGGTCACTGGCGCCCATTCCCAGCGATGGCTGCAATTCCCCCTGACACCAGCCCGCGTGCCGCTCTTCCGCGATCACCAGCACTTCATCTCCTGGACCGAAGCCCAGATCGATGCCGGCACCATGCACAACGTTCGACATTTGTGGACATCGGTTCGTGCCAATGGACCGGATCGCCCCCATCAGCTGAACCGACTGGAACTGCGCATCTGTGATCTGATTACAGATCCCGAAGTGCTGCTGGCCGTGACCGCTCTGCTTGAACTGCGCGTGCAGCAGGTGTTGCGTGACCCCCAGACCCATGACCCTCTGCACAGCAGCAGCCTCAGCCTTGAAGATCTGGAACTCTTGAGCATGGACAACGACCGGGCCGCGGCGCAGTCAAGCCTCGAAGCCACGCTCCGTGACTGGCATGACGGCCATGAGCGCTCCTGCCGAGACTGGCTCAAGCAACTGATTGCCTCGGTGACCCCACTCGCCCATGAGCTGGGATTGCATGAGCAGCTTCAACCGCTTCAATCCATTCTGATGAACGGCAATCAGTCCATGCGCTGGCTGGATGGCATTCATCGCGGACAAACAGTTGAAGCGATGCTGAGAGGCAGTATCAGCGCCATGCGGGACGAAGAGATGCGTGGTGTTTGTGTCTCGGCTGAACGCGCTTTGGGATGA
- a CDS encoding anthranilate synthase component I family protein: MLSPDRKAFLESAESGSTLIPVACSWPADLETPLTTWLKVGDGRPPGVLLESVEGGETLGRWSVVACDPLWTLSAGPQGLQRVWRDGHRETFSGNPFDCLRACLSPYIPTSLPGLPPLGQLYGMWGYELIRWIEPTVPVHQPADGSPPDGVWMLMDSILIFDQVKRLITAVAYGDLSGERGASSSPEEAWDSAMARINALRERMAAPLPPVRPLNWLPDRGNSPTTASNRTREDFHQAVDTAKEHIAAGDAFQLVISQRLSADVSHPPLDLYRSLRMINPSPYMAFFDFGDWQLIGSSPEVMVKAEPDQGGIRAVLRPIAGTRPRGANPVEDRNFEADLLADPKERAEHVMLVDLGRNDLGRVCAPGSVSVGDLMVIERYSHVMHIVSEVEGRLAPGKDIWDLLMASFPAGTVSGAPKIRAMQLIHKLEPDARGPYSGVYGSVDLAGALNTAITIRTMVVQPKESGGWTLHVQAGAGIVADSQPESEFQETLNKARGMLTALACLEDSQA, encoded by the coding sequence ATGCTCAGTCCCGACCGCAAAGCTTTCCTGGAATCCGCCGAATCGGGTTCCACCCTGATCCCCGTCGCCTGTAGTTGGCCAGCGGATCTGGAAACGCCACTCACCACCTGGCTCAAGGTTGGCGACGGGAGACCTCCAGGTGTTCTGCTCGAATCTGTTGAAGGCGGTGAAACGCTTGGTCGATGGAGTGTGGTGGCCTGTGACCCGCTCTGGACACTGTCGGCAGGGCCCCAAGGCCTGCAGCGTGTGTGGCGCGATGGTCATCGGGAGACCTTCTCGGGCAATCCCTTTGACTGCCTGCGTGCTTGCCTCAGTCCTTATATCCCGACCTCACTTCCCGGCCTCCCCCCCCTCGGCCAGCTGTATGGAATGTGGGGCTATGAACTGATCCGCTGGATCGAACCCACAGTTCCCGTTCACCAACCGGCGGACGGATCGCCCCCTGATGGCGTCTGGATGCTGATGGACAGCATCTTGATCTTCGATCAGGTGAAACGCTTGATCACCGCCGTTGCCTACGGCGATTTAAGTGGTGAGCGTGGCGCTTCATCCAGCCCTGAAGAGGCCTGGGACAGCGCGATGGCGCGAATCAATGCCCTGCGTGAACGCATGGCGGCACCACTGCCTCCCGTTCGACCCTTGAACTGGTTGCCGGATCGTGGCAACTCACCCACGACGGCCAGCAACAGAACGCGAGAGGACTTCCATCAAGCCGTCGATACCGCCAAGGAGCACATCGCTGCAGGGGATGCCTTCCAGCTGGTGATCAGCCAGCGCTTGAGTGCGGATGTGAGCCACCCTCCGCTGGATCTCTACCGCAGTCTGCGGATGATCAATCCATCGCCGTACATGGCCTTTTTCGATTTCGGCGACTGGCAGCTGATTGGCTCCAGCCCGGAAGTGATGGTCAAGGCGGAGCCTGATCAAGGCGGGATCCGTGCCGTGCTCCGTCCCATTGCGGGCACCCGCCCCCGTGGTGCGAACCCGGTGGAAGACCGCAATTTTGAAGCCGACCTGCTTGCCGACCCCAAGGAACGTGCCGAACACGTGATGCTCGTGGACTTGGGTCGCAATGATCTCGGCAGAGTCTGCGCACCAGGCTCGGTCTCCGTCGGAGACCTGATGGTGATCGAGCGCTATTCCCACGTGATGCACATCGTCAGCGAAGTGGAAGGGCGCTTGGCTCCAGGCAAGGACATCTGGGATCTGCTGATGGCGTCCTTCCCTGCCGGCACCGTGAGCGGCGCTCCAAAGATCCGTGCCATGCAGTTGATTCACAAGTTGGAGCCTGATGCCCGAGGTCCTTATTCCGGCGTGTATGGCTCCGTTGACCTCGCCGGTGCCCTGAACACTGCCATCACGATTCGAACCATGGTGGTTCAGCCCAAAGAGAGTGGCGGCTGGACACTGCATGTGCAGGCAGGAGCTGGAATCGTCGCTGACTCCCAACCTGAATCGGAGTTCCAGGAGACTCTGAACAAAGCCAGAGGAATGCTGACGGCACTGGCCTGTCTCGAGGATTCCCAGGCATGA
- a CDS encoding photosystem I reaction center subunit II PsaD: protein MASTALTGQLPQFIGSTGGLLNSAETEEKYAITWSSNADQAFELPTGGAAMMNSGENIMYFARKEQCLALGTQLRTKFKPRIEDYKIYRIFPGGDTEFLHPADGVFPEKVNEGRSMVGHNARRIGQNTDPAKIKFSGRNTFDS, encoded by the coding sequence ATGGCATCAACGGCGTTGACAGGACAGCTTCCACAGTTCATTGGCAGCACCGGCGGCCTTCTGAACTCCGCTGAGACGGAAGAGAAGTATGCGATCACCTGGAGCAGCAACGCTGACCAGGCGTTCGAACTCCCCACTGGCGGGGCAGCCATGATGAACTCAGGCGAAAACATCATGTATTTCGCTCGTAAAGAGCAATGCCTGGCGCTCGGAACCCAGCTCCGCACCAAGTTCAAGCCCCGGATCGAGGACTACAAGATTTATCGGATCTTCCCTGGTGGTGACACCGAGTTCCTGCATCCTGCAGACGGCGTCTTCCCCGAAAAAGTGAACGAGGGACGTTCCATGGTGGGGCACAACGCTCGTCGCATCGGTCAGAACACCGATCCCGCCAAAATCAAGTTCAGCGGTCGCAACACCTTCGACTCCTGA
- a CDS encoding sensor histidine kinase, translating to MKDSTPLLQSIHACMAADVPEGHANDSNARRLWWAALEVLQELLGSDGHASGGVWLAAPLPALYSPDLLKRFQGWVWAPQALDALHAAERSTLLPPDRRHKPDAEAEAAASCNHFQRLPLQDSDSQDPLLIVITGKLQVALALYGAEGQRQLLMRSEPDVLGQVLTLVEQRLRRDAPDQANDLQQAIRLLGPLQSSSDLAMQFWPKLAERLAGMVPTVTLQAARASDLGSDQPRAESNADKADAELSLLEAITHEVRTPLATIRTLIRSLLRRRDLPEQVLDRLSQIDTECSEQIDRFGLIFQAAELQRQPESPSALARTDLGAMLQTLAPGWEQQLQRRGLTLELKIEQDLSPVLSDPGRLEPMLGGLIDRCSRGLPAGSSLTLTLQPAGAKLKLQLLSRTPDQLESLESDNLSQEQLGPVLSWNTSTGGLQLSQNATRDLLERLGGRLTQRRDQGLTVFFPIASHC from the coding sequence TTGAAAGACTCCACACCGCTGCTGCAGTCGATCCATGCCTGCATGGCCGCGGATGTTCCTGAGGGACACGCCAACGATTCCAATGCCCGCCGACTCTGGTGGGCAGCCCTGGAAGTGCTTCAGGAACTTCTCGGATCCGACGGGCATGCCAGCGGAGGAGTCTGGCTGGCAGCACCGCTTCCGGCCCTCTATTCACCGGACCTGCTGAAACGGTTTCAGGGCTGGGTCTGGGCACCGCAGGCCCTCGATGCCTTGCACGCCGCTGAGAGGTCGACGCTGCTTCCGCCCGATCGACGACACAAACCTGATGCAGAGGCGGAAGCGGCCGCATCCTGCAACCACTTCCAGCGCTTGCCCCTTCAAGACTCCGACAGTCAAGACCCGTTGCTGATCGTGATCACAGGGAAACTGCAGGTCGCCCTCGCGCTCTACGGCGCAGAAGGCCAACGTCAGCTGCTGATGCGCAGTGAGCCAGACGTCCTTGGCCAGGTGCTGACCCTCGTGGAGCAGCGACTGCGCCGTGATGCGCCAGACCAGGCCAACGATCTCCAACAGGCCATTCGCCTCCTGGGCCCTCTCCAGAGCAGCAGCGATCTTGCGATGCAGTTCTGGCCGAAGCTGGCCGAGCGACTGGCGGGCATGGTTCCGACCGTCACGCTGCAGGCAGCCCGCGCCAGCGATCTCGGCTCAGATCAGCCGCGGGCTGAATCCAACGCGGACAAAGCCGATGCAGAGCTGTCCTTGTTGGAAGCGATCACCCATGAGGTGCGCACCCCTCTTGCCACGATTCGCACCTTGATCCGCTCCCTGCTGAGACGGCGAGACCTGCCGGAGCAGGTGCTGGATCGCCTCTCTCAGATCGACACCGAATGCAGCGAACAGATCGACCGCTTCGGGCTGATCTTTCAGGCTGCCGAACTCCAGCGACAACCCGAAAGCCCCTCTGCCCTTGCGCGCACCGACCTTGGAGCGATGCTGCAGACACTCGCTCCAGGCTGGGAACAACAACTTCAACGCCGCGGACTAACCCTTGAGCTGAAGATTGAGCAGGATCTGTCTCCAGTTCTGAGTGACCCTGGACGCTTGGAACCGATGCTGGGCGGCCTGATCGATCGCTGCAGTCGCGGGCTGCCGGCGGGGAGCAGCCTCACGCTCACCCTGCAACCCGCTGGCGCCAAGCTCAAACTGCAGCTGCTCAGTCGAACTCCCGACCAACTCGAGAGCCTTGAGAGCGACAACCTTTCACAGGAGCAACTGGGCCCCGTACTCAGCTGGAACACGAGCACAGGAGGCCTGCAACTCAGCCAGAACGCCACTCGAGACCTGCTCGAACGACTGGGTGGTCGCCTCACTCAGCGCCGGGATCAAGGACTGACCGTTTTCTTTCCGATCGCAAGTCATTGTTGA
- the rodA gene encoding rod shape-determining protein RodA → MVSGVGLNGQPLVRRPGKRQGRERDWILWGVPLVMVTISSFLILSIERQEALEGLSSFSLSFTGLLRFMNTQLWLSQLVTAVFGILIALSLAKLRLERLKPLLLPIYIFTVISLIAVRMIGVTALGAQRWISIGPFNIQPSEFAKLSAILLLAAVLDRHPVERPVDLLRPLGVISIPWFLVFIQPDLGTSLVFGALLLTMLYWSGMPFEWLILLLSPLITALVAGLFPWGLALWIPLTLAIAYRSLPWKKTALALVLAIQSAAAVVTPWLWQNGLQDYQRDRLVLFLDPAKDPLGGGYHLLQSTVGIGSGELFGTGLLQGQLTKLRFIPEQHTDFIFSALGEEMGFLGTILVVVGFALLMGRLLQISGKARTDFESLAVIGVATMLMFQIVVNIFMTIGLGPVTGIPLPFMSYGRSAMVVNFIALGLCLSVARRSRRALIR, encoded by the coding sequence ATGGTGTCCGGAGTGGGCCTCAACGGACAGCCTTTGGTCAGACGGCCAGGGAAACGGCAGGGTCGAGAGCGCGACTGGATTCTCTGGGGTGTGCCACTCGTAATGGTGACAATTTCCAGCTTTTTAATCCTCAGCATCGAGCGCCAAGAAGCATTGGAAGGATTGTCTTCATTCTCCCTTAGCTTCACAGGCCTTCTTCGATTCATGAACACCCAGCTGTGGTTGTCGCAGCTTGTGACAGCTGTTTTTGGCATCCTTATTGCACTTTCTTTAGCCAAATTAAGGCTCGAGCGTTTAAAGCCTTTATTGCTTCCTATCTACATCTTCACAGTGATCAGCCTGATCGCTGTTCGAATGATCGGGGTTACAGCCCTTGGTGCCCAACGTTGGATCAGCATCGGACCTTTCAACATTCAGCCCTCGGAATTTGCAAAGTTGTCAGCCATTCTTTTACTGGCAGCTGTGCTTGATCGGCACCCGGTGGAACGCCCAGTCGACCTGCTGCGTCCTTTGGGCGTGATCTCGATTCCCTGGTTCCTGGTCTTCATCCAACCCGACCTAGGAACATCGCTTGTCTTCGGAGCGCTTCTGCTCACGATGCTCTATTGGTCAGGGATGCCGTTTGAGTGGCTCATTCTGCTGCTCTCACCTTTGATCACAGCGCTGGTGGCAGGACTGTTCCCCTGGGGCCTGGCCCTCTGGATTCCGCTCACCCTGGCGATCGCTTACCGATCTCTTCCCTGGAAAAAAACAGCGTTGGCTTTGGTTCTGGCGATTCAAAGCGCAGCTGCAGTCGTAACTCCATGGCTCTGGCAAAACGGCTTGCAGGATTATCAGCGCGATCGACTCGTGCTGTTTCTCGACCCGGCCAAGGACCCTTTGGGTGGTGGCTATCACCTCCTACAAAGCACGGTGGGGATTGGTTCCGGAGAACTCTTTGGGACAGGCCTGCTGCAAGGGCAACTCACAAAGCTGCGCTTCATTCCCGAACAACACACTGATTTCATCTTCAGTGCACTGGGCGAAGAAATGGGCTTTTTAGGAACGATCTTGGTAGTTGTCGGCTTCGCGCTGCTGATGGGGCGTTTGCTGCAGATTTCAGGGAAAGCTCGCACCGACTTCGAATCTCTGGCAGTGATCGGCGTTGCCACGATGTTGATGTTCCAGATTGTGGTGAACATCTTTATGACGATCGGCCTGGGCCCCGTCACAGGCATTCCTCTCCCTTTCATGAGCTACGGGCGCAGCGCCATGGTCGTGAACTTCATCGCCCTCGGCCTCTGTCTCTCAGTGGCGAGACGATCCAGACGGGCCCTGATCCGTTGA